A window of the Tripterygium wilfordii isolate XIE 37 chromosome 12, ASM1340144v1, whole genome shotgun sequence genome harbors these coding sequences:
- the LOC120010244 gene encoding 40S ribosomal protein S24-1, translated as MADKAVTLRTRKFMTNRLLSRKQFVIDVLHPGRPNVSKAELKEKLAQMYEVKNSNSIFVFKFRTHFGGGKSTGYGLIYDSVENAKKYEPKYRLIRNGLDTKVEKSRKQMKERKNRAKKIRGVKKTKASEAAKGGKKK; from the exons ATGGCGGACAAGGCAGTCACTCTTCGTACCAGGAAGTTCATGACCAACCGCCTTCTTTCCAGGAAGCAATTC GTCATTGATGTTCTTCATCCAGGCAGACCCAATGTTTCTAAG GCAGAGCTTAAGGAGAAGCTGGCACAAATGTATGAAGTGAAGAACTCCAATTCAATCTTTGTTTTTAAGTTCCGTACTCATTTTGGAGGTGGGAAGTCCACTGGTTATGGATTAATTTATGATTCTGTGGAGAACGCCAAGAAGTATGAGCCCAAGTACAGGCTGATCAGG AACGGTCTTGACACCAAGGTAGAAAAGTCAAGGAAGCAGATGAAAGAGAGGAAGAACAGGGCCAAGAAGATTCGTGGAGTTAAGAAG ACCAAGGCCAGTGAAGCTGCTAAGGGTGGAAAGAAGAAATGA